One Corvus moneduloides isolate bCorMon1 chromosome Z, bCorMon1.pri, whole genome shotgun sequence genomic window carries:
- the MELK gene encoding maternal embryonic leucine zipper kinase isoform X2 → MPVPSRLFRFGGARRLAFRSRRPEAGHLNGAEKSCPRPAGRRMAGGDYEEILKYYELHGTVGTGGFAKVKLARHRLTGEKVAIKIMDKLALQDDLPRVKLEIDAMKDLSHQHICRLYHVIETPKKIFMVLEYCPGGELFDYIISKDHLSEEEARIFFRQIVSAIAYVHSQGYAHRDLKPENLLIDEEHNLKLIDFGLCAKPKRGLDYHLNTCCGSPAYAAPELIQGKAYIGSEADIWSMGVLLYALLCGFLPFDDDNVMAVYRKIMRGKYSIPKWLSPSSTLLLDQMLQVDPKKRITVQHLLSHPWLMQGFSDAVQWQSKYPLEHLDEDCVRELSVFHEQSRETILQLITEWKYDHMSATYLLLLSKKARGKRIRLRFPCLTGHASTMMSTGLEHSRPDAQLEDTEFTVSTPVTRKVASKKHKNKENVETVSAFRNEMPFALPTPKTPFAKSQIETQVQAVPLRAPAFKESPFTAVTPIKKLTNPTNADELAAAEILPERRCQSVELDLNLALVDSSQKKRKAKILGSLERGLDKVITMLTPSKKKRCTRHCPRKLKAHCNITTTHLLNPDELLNEIIIVLSKKHVEYVQKGYTLKCQTLSDFGKVTMEFELEVCRLTKPEAVGIRRQRLKGDAWVYKRLMEDILSSCQL, encoded by the exons ATGCCAGTCCCTTCACGCCTGTTCCGGTTCGGCGGCGCGCGGAGATTGGCTTTTCGATCCCGGCGGCCGGAAGCGGGACATTTGAACG GTGCTGAGAAGAGCTGCCCGCGTCCTGCGGGTCGCAGAATGGCCGGAGGTGACTATGAGGAAATTCTCAAGTACTATGAATTACACGGAACAGTCGGTACAG GTGGGTTTGCAAAGGTAAAACTTGCGCGACATCGTCTCACTGGTGAAAAAGTTGCAATAAAAATCATGGACAAGCTTGCTTTACAG GATGACTTGCCTCGTGTTAAATTAGAAATTGATGCCATGAAGGACTTGAGTCACCAGCACATTTGTCGGTTGTATCATGTGATTGAGACACCCAAGAAAATATTCATGGTTTTAGAG TACTGTCCTGGAGGAGAGCTGTTTGATTACATCATTTCTAAGGACCACCTTTCCGAGGAAGAAGCTCGCATATTTTTTCGGCAGATTGTTTCAGCAATTGCTTATGTGCACAGTCAGGGATATGCCCACAGGGATCTCAAACCA GAAAATTTACTGATTGATGAGGAACATAATCTGAAGCTGATAGACTTTGGACTTTGTGCAAAGCCAAAG CGTGGCCTTGATTACCATCTGAACACCTGCTGTGGAAGCCCAGCTTATGCAGCACCAGAGCTGATTCAGGGCAAAGCATACATTGGCTCAGAG gcAGATATTTGGAGTATGGGAGTACTGCTGTATGCTCTGCTGTGTGGCTTTCTCCCCTTTGATGATGATAATGTCATGGCTGTCTACAGGAAGATCATG agaggaaaatacagTATTCCAAAGTGGCTCTCTCCTAGTAGTACACTGCTCCTTGACCAAATGCTGCAG GTTGACCCAAAGAAGCGGATTACAGTCCAACACCTGTTAAGTCACCCTTGGCTCATGCAAGGTTTTTCTGATGCTGTTCAGTGGCAAAGTAAATACCCA CTGGAACATCTTGATGAGGACTGTGTAAGAGAGCTTTCTGTGTTTcatgagcagagcagggagaccATATTGCAATTAATAACAGAG TGGAAATATGACCACATGTCAGCAACATACCTCTTGCTTCTATCCAAGAAGGCTCGTGGCAAGCGTATTCGTTTAAGGTTTCCATGTCTAACAGGGCATGCCAGTACCATGATGTCGACAGGCCTTGAG CATTCGAGGCCTGATGCCCAACTGGAGGATACAGAATTCACAGTGTCAACTCCAGTGACAAGAAAAGTGGCATCAAAGAAGcataaaaacaaagagaatgTTGAGACAGTGtcagctttcagaaatgaaatgccCTTTGCACTTCCTACTCCAAAGACTCCTTTTGCAAAGAGTCAGATTGAGACGCAGGTACAAGCTGTTCCCCTTAGGGCACCTGCTTTCAAAG agagTCCGTTCACTGCAGTCACCCCAATTAAGAAACTCACAAACCCAACAAATGCAGATGAAttggcagcagctgagattCTTCCCGAAAGAAG GTGTCAGTCAGTGGAATTAGATCTCAACCTTGCACTTGTGGATAGCAgccaaaagaagagaaaagccAAAATACTTGGAAGTCTTGAAAGAGGCCTAGATAAAGTGATCACAATGCTTACACCAAGCAAGAAGAAACGATGCACTAGACACTGTCCAAGGAAACTTAAG GCACACTGTAACATTACCACCACTCATCTACTGAATCCAGATGAACTGTTGAATGAAATAATCATTGTTCTTTCAAAGAAGCATGTGGAATATGTTCAGAAGGG TTATACCCTGAAATGTCAAACACTGTCAGATTTTGGTAAAGTAACTATGGAGTTTGAGTTAGAAGTGTGTCGGCTCACTAAGCCTGAAGCAGTGGGTATCCGACGACAACGACTTAAAGGTGACGCCTGGGTTTACAAGAGACTGATGGAAGACATCTTATCTAGCTGTCAACTGTGA
- the MELK gene encoding maternal embryonic leucine zipper kinase isoform X6 produces the protein MPVPSRLFRFGGARRLAFRSRRPEAGHLNGAEKSCPRPAGRRMAGGDYEEILKYYELHGTVGTGGFAKVKLARHRLTGEKVAIKIMDKLALQDDLPRVKLEIDAMKDLSHQHICRLYHVIETPKKIFMVLEYCPGGELFDYIISKDHLSEEEARIFFRQIVSAIAYVHSQGYAHRDLKPENLLIDEEHNLKLIDFGLCAKPKRGLDYHLNTCCGSPAYAAPELIQGKAYIGSEADIWSMGVLLYALLCGFLPFDDDNVMAVYRKIMRGKYSIPKWLSPSSTLLLDQMLQVDPKKRITVQHLLSHPWLMQGFSDAVQWQSKYPLEHLDEDCVRELSVFHEQSRETILQLITEWKYDHMSATYLLLLSKKARGKRIRLRFPCLTGHASTMMSTGLEHSRPDAQLEDTEFTVSTPVTRKVASKKHKNKENVETVSAFRNEMPFALPTPKTPFAKSQIETQVQAVPLRAPAFKESPFTAVTPIKKLTNPTNADELAAAEILPERRCQSVELDLNLALVDSSQKKRKAKILGSLERGLDKVITMLTPSKKKRCTRHCPRKLKPVKQRWDGSTCLKQARKSLAAPWPVWRDRL, from the exons ATGCCAGTCCCTTCACGCCTGTTCCGGTTCGGCGGCGCGCGGAGATTGGCTTTTCGATCCCGGCGGCCGGAAGCGGGACATTTGAACG GTGCTGAGAAGAGCTGCCCGCGTCCTGCGGGTCGCAGAATGGCCGGAGGTGACTATGAGGAAATTCTCAAGTACTATGAATTACACGGAACAGTCGGTACAG GTGGGTTTGCAAAGGTAAAACTTGCGCGACATCGTCTCACTGGTGAAAAAGTTGCAATAAAAATCATGGACAAGCTTGCTTTACAG GATGACTTGCCTCGTGTTAAATTAGAAATTGATGCCATGAAGGACTTGAGTCACCAGCACATTTGTCGGTTGTATCATGTGATTGAGACACCCAAGAAAATATTCATGGTTTTAGAG TACTGTCCTGGAGGAGAGCTGTTTGATTACATCATTTCTAAGGACCACCTTTCCGAGGAAGAAGCTCGCATATTTTTTCGGCAGATTGTTTCAGCAATTGCTTATGTGCACAGTCAGGGATATGCCCACAGGGATCTCAAACCA GAAAATTTACTGATTGATGAGGAACATAATCTGAAGCTGATAGACTTTGGACTTTGTGCAAAGCCAAAG CGTGGCCTTGATTACCATCTGAACACCTGCTGTGGAAGCCCAGCTTATGCAGCACCAGAGCTGATTCAGGGCAAAGCATACATTGGCTCAGAG gcAGATATTTGGAGTATGGGAGTACTGCTGTATGCTCTGCTGTGTGGCTTTCTCCCCTTTGATGATGATAATGTCATGGCTGTCTACAGGAAGATCATG agaggaaaatacagTATTCCAAAGTGGCTCTCTCCTAGTAGTACACTGCTCCTTGACCAAATGCTGCAG GTTGACCCAAAGAAGCGGATTACAGTCCAACACCTGTTAAGTCACCCTTGGCTCATGCAAGGTTTTTCTGATGCTGTTCAGTGGCAAAGTAAATACCCA CTGGAACATCTTGATGAGGACTGTGTAAGAGAGCTTTCTGTGTTTcatgagcagagcagggagaccATATTGCAATTAATAACAGAG TGGAAATATGACCACATGTCAGCAACATACCTCTTGCTTCTATCCAAGAAGGCTCGTGGCAAGCGTATTCGTTTAAGGTTTCCATGTCTAACAGGGCATGCCAGTACCATGATGTCGACAGGCCTTGAG CATTCGAGGCCTGATGCCCAACTGGAGGATACAGAATTCACAGTGTCAACTCCAGTGACAAGAAAAGTGGCATCAAAGAAGcataaaaacaaagagaatgTTGAGACAGTGtcagctttcagaaatgaaatgccCTTTGCACTTCCTACTCCAAAGACTCCTTTTGCAAAGAGTCAGATTGAGACGCAGGTACAAGCTGTTCCCCTTAGGGCACCTGCTTTCAAAG agagTCCGTTCACTGCAGTCACCCCAATTAAGAAACTCACAAACCCAACAAATGCAGATGAAttggcagcagctgagattCTTCCCGAAAGAAG GTGTCAGTCAGTGGAATTAGATCTCAACCTTGCACTTGTGGATAGCAgccaaaagaagagaaaagccAAAATACTTGGAAGTCTTGAAAGAGGCCTAGATAAAGTGATCACAATGCTTACACCAAGCAAGAAGAAACGATGCACTAGACACTGTCCAAGGAAACTTAAG CCTGTTAAACAGAGATGGGATGGATCCACCTGTCTAAAGCAGGCAAGAAAATCTTTGGCAGCCCCTTGGCCAGTTTGGAGAGACAGACTTTAA
- the MELK gene encoding maternal embryonic leucine zipper kinase isoform X5 encodes MPVPSRLFRFGGARRLAFRSRRPEAGHLNGAEKSCPRPAGRRMAGGDYEEILKYYELHGTVGTGGFAKVKLARHRLTGEKVAIKIMDKLALQDDLPRVKLEIDAMKDLSHQHICRLYHVIETPKKIFMVLEYCPGGELFDYIISKDHLSEEEARIFFRQIVSAIAYVHSQGYAHRDLKPENLLIDEEHNLKLIDFGLCAKPKRGLDYHLNTCCGSPAYAAPELIQGKAYIGSEADIWSMGVLLYALLCGFLPFDDDNVMAVYRKIMRGKYSIPKWLSPSSTLLLDQMLQVDPKKRITVQHLLSHPWLMQGFSDAVQWQSKYPHSRPDAQLEDTEFTVSTPVTRKVASKKHKNKENVETVSAFRNEMPFALPTPKTPFAKSQIETQVQAVPLRAPAFKESPFTAVTPIKKLTNPTNADELAAAEILPERRCQSVELDLNLALVDSSQKKRKAKILGSLERGLDKVITMLTPSKKKRCTRHCPRKLKAHCNITTTHLLNPDELLNEIIIVLSKKHVEYVQKGYTLKCQTLSDFGKVTMEFELEVCRLTKPEAVGIRRQRLKGDAWVYKRLMEDILSSCQLFGSIMTRKTPVC; translated from the exons ATGCCAGTCCCTTCACGCCTGTTCCGGTTCGGCGGCGCGCGGAGATTGGCTTTTCGATCCCGGCGGCCGGAAGCGGGACATTTGAACG GTGCTGAGAAGAGCTGCCCGCGTCCTGCGGGTCGCAGAATGGCCGGAGGTGACTATGAGGAAATTCTCAAGTACTATGAATTACACGGAACAGTCGGTACAG GTGGGTTTGCAAAGGTAAAACTTGCGCGACATCGTCTCACTGGTGAAAAAGTTGCAATAAAAATCATGGACAAGCTTGCTTTACAG GATGACTTGCCTCGTGTTAAATTAGAAATTGATGCCATGAAGGACTTGAGTCACCAGCACATTTGTCGGTTGTATCATGTGATTGAGACACCCAAGAAAATATTCATGGTTTTAGAG TACTGTCCTGGAGGAGAGCTGTTTGATTACATCATTTCTAAGGACCACCTTTCCGAGGAAGAAGCTCGCATATTTTTTCGGCAGATTGTTTCAGCAATTGCTTATGTGCACAGTCAGGGATATGCCCACAGGGATCTCAAACCA GAAAATTTACTGATTGATGAGGAACATAATCTGAAGCTGATAGACTTTGGACTTTGTGCAAAGCCAAAG CGTGGCCTTGATTACCATCTGAACACCTGCTGTGGAAGCCCAGCTTATGCAGCACCAGAGCTGATTCAGGGCAAAGCATACATTGGCTCAGAG gcAGATATTTGGAGTATGGGAGTACTGCTGTATGCTCTGCTGTGTGGCTTTCTCCCCTTTGATGATGATAATGTCATGGCTGTCTACAGGAAGATCATG agaggaaaatacagTATTCCAAAGTGGCTCTCTCCTAGTAGTACACTGCTCCTTGACCAAATGCTGCAG GTTGACCCAAAGAAGCGGATTACAGTCCAACACCTGTTAAGTCACCCTTGGCTCATGCAAGGTTTTTCTGATGCTGTTCAGTGGCAAAGTAAATACCCA CATTCGAGGCCTGATGCCCAACTGGAGGATACAGAATTCACAGTGTCAACTCCAGTGACAAGAAAAGTGGCATCAAAGAAGcataaaaacaaagagaatgTTGAGACAGTGtcagctttcagaaatgaaatgccCTTTGCACTTCCTACTCCAAAGACTCCTTTTGCAAAGAGTCAGATTGAGACGCAGGTACAAGCTGTTCCCCTTAGGGCACCTGCTTTCAAAG agagTCCGTTCACTGCAGTCACCCCAATTAAGAAACTCACAAACCCAACAAATGCAGATGAAttggcagcagctgagattCTTCCCGAAAGAAG GTGTCAGTCAGTGGAATTAGATCTCAACCTTGCACTTGTGGATAGCAgccaaaagaagagaaaagccAAAATACTTGGAAGTCTTGAAAGAGGCCTAGATAAAGTGATCACAATGCTTACACCAAGCAAGAAGAAACGATGCACTAGACACTGTCCAAGGAAACTTAAG GCACACTGTAACATTACCACCACTCATCTACTGAATCCAGATGAACTGTTGAATGAAATAATCATTGTTCTTTCAAAGAAGCATGTGGAATATGTTCAGAAGGG TTATACCCTGAAATGTCAAACACTGTCAGATTTTGGTAAAGTAACTATGGAGTTTGAGTTAGAAGTGTGTCGGCTCACTAAGCCTGAAGCAGTGGGTATCCGACGACAACGACTTAAAGGTGACGCCTGGGTTTACAAGAGACTGATGGAAGACATCTTATCTAGCTGTCAACT
- the MELK gene encoding maternal embryonic leucine zipper kinase isoform X3, translating into MPVPSRLFRFGGARRLAFRSRRPEAGHLNGAEKSCPRPAGRRMAGGDYEEILKYYELHGTVGTGGFAKVKLARHRLTGEKVAIKIMDKLALQDDLPRVKLEIDAMKDLSHQHICRLYHVIETPKKIFMVLEYCPGGELFDYIISKDHLSEEEARIFFRQIVSAIAYVHSQGYAHRDLKPENLLIDEEHNLKLIDFGLCAKPKADIWSMGVLLYALLCGFLPFDDDNVMAVYRKIMRGKYSIPKWLSPSSTLLLDQMLQVDPKKRITVQHLLSHPWLMQGFSDAVQWQSKYPLEHLDEDCVRELSVFHEQSRETILQLITEWKYDHMSATYLLLLSKKARGKRIRLRFPCLTGHASTMMSTGLEHSRPDAQLEDTEFTVSTPVTRKVASKKHKNKENVETVSAFRNEMPFALPTPKTPFAKSQIETQVQAVPLRAPAFKESPFTAVTPIKKLTNPTNADELAAAEILPERRCQSVELDLNLALVDSSQKKRKAKILGSLERGLDKVITMLTPSKKKRCTRHCPRKLKAHCNITTTHLLNPDELLNEIIIVLSKKHVEYVQKGYTLKCQTLSDFGKVTMEFELEVCRLTKPEAVGIRRQRLKGDAWVYKRLMEDILSSCQLFGSIMTRKTPVC; encoded by the exons ATGCCAGTCCCTTCACGCCTGTTCCGGTTCGGCGGCGCGCGGAGATTGGCTTTTCGATCCCGGCGGCCGGAAGCGGGACATTTGAACG GTGCTGAGAAGAGCTGCCCGCGTCCTGCGGGTCGCAGAATGGCCGGAGGTGACTATGAGGAAATTCTCAAGTACTATGAATTACACGGAACAGTCGGTACAG GTGGGTTTGCAAAGGTAAAACTTGCGCGACATCGTCTCACTGGTGAAAAAGTTGCAATAAAAATCATGGACAAGCTTGCTTTACAG GATGACTTGCCTCGTGTTAAATTAGAAATTGATGCCATGAAGGACTTGAGTCACCAGCACATTTGTCGGTTGTATCATGTGATTGAGACACCCAAGAAAATATTCATGGTTTTAGAG TACTGTCCTGGAGGAGAGCTGTTTGATTACATCATTTCTAAGGACCACCTTTCCGAGGAAGAAGCTCGCATATTTTTTCGGCAGATTGTTTCAGCAATTGCTTATGTGCACAGTCAGGGATATGCCCACAGGGATCTCAAACCA GAAAATTTACTGATTGATGAGGAACATAATCTGAAGCTGATAGACTTTGGACTTTGTGCAAAGCCAAAG gcAGATATTTGGAGTATGGGAGTACTGCTGTATGCTCTGCTGTGTGGCTTTCTCCCCTTTGATGATGATAATGTCATGGCTGTCTACAGGAAGATCATG agaggaaaatacagTATTCCAAAGTGGCTCTCTCCTAGTAGTACACTGCTCCTTGACCAAATGCTGCAG GTTGACCCAAAGAAGCGGATTACAGTCCAACACCTGTTAAGTCACCCTTGGCTCATGCAAGGTTTTTCTGATGCTGTTCAGTGGCAAAGTAAATACCCA CTGGAACATCTTGATGAGGACTGTGTAAGAGAGCTTTCTGTGTTTcatgagcagagcagggagaccATATTGCAATTAATAACAGAG TGGAAATATGACCACATGTCAGCAACATACCTCTTGCTTCTATCCAAGAAGGCTCGTGGCAAGCGTATTCGTTTAAGGTTTCCATGTCTAACAGGGCATGCCAGTACCATGATGTCGACAGGCCTTGAG CATTCGAGGCCTGATGCCCAACTGGAGGATACAGAATTCACAGTGTCAACTCCAGTGACAAGAAAAGTGGCATCAAAGAAGcataaaaacaaagagaatgTTGAGACAGTGtcagctttcagaaatgaaatgccCTTTGCACTTCCTACTCCAAAGACTCCTTTTGCAAAGAGTCAGATTGAGACGCAGGTACAAGCTGTTCCCCTTAGGGCACCTGCTTTCAAAG agagTCCGTTCACTGCAGTCACCCCAATTAAGAAACTCACAAACCCAACAAATGCAGATGAAttggcagcagctgagattCTTCCCGAAAGAAG GTGTCAGTCAGTGGAATTAGATCTCAACCTTGCACTTGTGGATAGCAgccaaaagaagagaaaagccAAAATACTTGGAAGTCTTGAAAGAGGCCTAGATAAAGTGATCACAATGCTTACACCAAGCAAGAAGAAACGATGCACTAGACACTGTCCAAGGAAACTTAAG GCACACTGTAACATTACCACCACTCATCTACTGAATCCAGATGAACTGTTGAATGAAATAATCATTGTTCTTTCAAAGAAGCATGTGGAATATGTTCAGAAGGG TTATACCCTGAAATGTCAAACACTGTCAGATTTTGGTAAAGTAACTATGGAGTTTGAGTTAGAAGTGTGTCGGCTCACTAAGCCTGAAGCAGTGGGTATCCGACGACAACGACTTAAAGGTGACGCCTGGGTTTACAAGAGACTGATGGAAGACATCTTATCTAGCTGTCAACT
- the MELK gene encoding maternal embryonic leucine zipper kinase isoform X1 — translation MPVPSRLFRFGGARRLAFRSRRPEAGHLNGAEKSCPRPAGRRMAGGDYEEILKYYELHGTVGTGGFAKVKLARHRLTGEKVAIKIMDKLALQDDLPRVKLEIDAMKDLSHQHICRLYHVIETPKKIFMVLEYCPGGELFDYIISKDHLSEEEARIFFRQIVSAIAYVHSQGYAHRDLKPENLLIDEEHNLKLIDFGLCAKPKRGLDYHLNTCCGSPAYAAPELIQGKAYIGSEADIWSMGVLLYALLCGFLPFDDDNVMAVYRKIMRGKYSIPKWLSPSSTLLLDQMLQVDPKKRITVQHLLSHPWLMQGFSDAVQWQSKYPLEHLDEDCVRELSVFHEQSRETILQLITEWKYDHMSATYLLLLSKKARGKRIRLRFPCLTGHASTMMSTGLEHSRPDAQLEDTEFTVSTPVTRKVASKKHKNKENVETVSAFRNEMPFALPTPKTPFAKSQIETQVQAVPLRAPAFKESPFTAVTPIKKLTNPTNADELAAAEILPERRCQSVELDLNLALVDSSQKKRKAKILGSLERGLDKVITMLTPSKKKRCTRHCPRKLKAHCNITTTHLLNPDELLNEIIIVLSKKHVEYVQKGYTLKCQTLSDFGKVTMEFELEVCRLTKPEAVGIRRQRLKGDAWVYKRLMEDILSSCQLFGSIMTRKTPVC, via the exons ATGCCAGTCCCTTCACGCCTGTTCCGGTTCGGCGGCGCGCGGAGATTGGCTTTTCGATCCCGGCGGCCGGAAGCGGGACATTTGAACG GTGCTGAGAAGAGCTGCCCGCGTCCTGCGGGTCGCAGAATGGCCGGAGGTGACTATGAGGAAATTCTCAAGTACTATGAATTACACGGAACAGTCGGTACAG GTGGGTTTGCAAAGGTAAAACTTGCGCGACATCGTCTCACTGGTGAAAAAGTTGCAATAAAAATCATGGACAAGCTTGCTTTACAG GATGACTTGCCTCGTGTTAAATTAGAAATTGATGCCATGAAGGACTTGAGTCACCAGCACATTTGTCGGTTGTATCATGTGATTGAGACACCCAAGAAAATATTCATGGTTTTAGAG TACTGTCCTGGAGGAGAGCTGTTTGATTACATCATTTCTAAGGACCACCTTTCCGAGGAAGAAGCTCGCATATTTTTTCGGCAGATTGTTTCAGCAATTGCTTATGTGCACAGTCAGGGATATGCCCACAGGGATCTCAAACCA GAAAATTTACTGATTGATGAGGAACATAATCTGAAGCTGATAGACTTTGGACTTTGTGCAAAGCCAAAG CGTGGCCTTGATTACCATCTGAACACCTGCTGTGGAAGCCCAGCTTATGCAGCACCAGAGCTGATTCAGGGCAAAGCATACATTGGCTCAGAG gcAGATATTTGGAGTATGGGAGTACTGCTGTATGCTCTGCTGTGTGGCTTTCTCCCCTTTGATGATGATAATGTCATGGCTGTCTACAGGAAGATCATG agaggaaaatacagTATTCCAAAGTGGCTCTCTCCTAGTAGTACACTGCTCCTTGACCAAATGCTGCAG GTTGACCCAAAGAAGCGGATTACAGTCCAACACCTGTTAAGTCACCCTTGGCTCATGCAAGGTTTTTCTGATGCTGTTCAGTGGCAAAGTAAATACCCA CTGGAACATCTTGATGAGGACTGTGTAAGAGAGCTTTCTGTGTTTcatgagcagagcagggagaccATATTGCAATTAATAACAGAG TGGAAATATGACCACATGTCAGCAACATACCTCTTGCTTCTATCCAAGAAGGCTCGTGGCAAGCGTATTCGTTTAAGGTTTCCATGTCTAACAGGGCATGCCAGTACCATGATGTCGACAGGCCTTGAG CATTCGAGGCCTGATGCCCAACTGGAGGATACAGAATTCACAGTGTCAACTCCAGTGACAAGAAAAGTGGCATCAAAGAAGcataaaaacaaagagaatgTTGAGACAGTGtcagctttcagaaatgaaatgccCTTTGCACTTCCTACTCCAAAGACTCCTTTTGCAAAGAGTCAGATTGAGACGCAGGTACAAGCTGTTCCCCTTAGGGCACCTGCTTTCAAAG agagTCCGTTCACTGCAGTCACCCCAATTAAGAAACTCACAAACCCAACAAATGCAGATGAAttggcagcagctgagattCTTCCCGAAAGAAG GTGTCAGTCAGTGGAATTAGATCTCAACCTTGCACTTGTGGATAGCAgccaaaagaagagaaaagccAAAATACTTGGAAGTCTTGAAAGAGGCCTAGATAAAGTGATCACAATGCTTACACCAAGCAAGAAGAAACGATGCACTAGACACTGTCCAAGGAAACTTAAG GCACACTGTAACATTACCACCACTCATCTACTGAATCCAGATGAACTGTTGAATGAAATAATCATTGTTCTTTCAAAGAAGCATGTGGAATATGTTCAGAAGGG TTATACCCTGAAATGTCAAACACTGTCAGATTTTGGTAAAGTAACTATGGAGTTTGAGTTAGAAGTGTGTCGGCTCACTAAGCCTGAAGCAGTGGGTATCCGACGACAACGACTTAAAGGTGACGCCTGGGTTTACAAGAGACTGATGGAAGACATCTTATCTAGCTGTCAACT